The following are encoded in a window of Chloroflexota bacterium genomic DNA:
- a CDS encoding Mrp/NBP35 family ATP-binding protein: MDQPTADVREALRTIHDPFLGAAFSEYNLARDVQVTDGAVALGLVLPVPLGPVKQSLDAAVRERLAGLPWVGGVDIEWSSNVTANSGFGQSGQPLQGVKNTVAVASGKGGVGKSTVAVNLTVALQAMGARVGILDADIYGPNVPGMLGVDGRPILANDKIQPLYGYGVPVMSMGFLADEGTAMIWRGPMVAQALRQLIEDVDWGQLDYLIVDLPPGTGDAPLSLAQILPLAGAVIVSTPQEVALQDVRRGIAMFEKLRVPNLGVVENMSYFLCGNCQERHEIFDHGGAARAAETAGVPLLGEIPLDPRIRRGGDQGRPPAASGAGDALGSAYFDAAQHMTAQLSKLNAAKPEPLPVL, encoded by the coding sequence ATGGACCAGCCCACGGCGGATGTGCGCGAGGCGCTGCGCACGATTCACGACCCCTTCCTGGGCGCGGCGTTTAGCGAATACAACCTCGCGCGCGACGTACAGGTCACCGATGGCGCCGTTGCACTCGGCCTGGTGCTGCCGGTGCCGCTTGGACCGGTCAAGCAGTCACTCGACGCAGCCGTTCGCGAGCGGCTGGCGGGGTTGCCGTGGGTCGGCGGCGTCGACATTGAGTGGTCCAGCAACGTGACCGCGAATTCCGGCTTCGGCCAGTCCGGTCAGCCGCTGCAGGGCGTGAAGAACACCGTCGCCGTGGCGAGCGGCAAAGGGGGCGTGGGCAAGTCGACCGTGGCGGTAAACCTGACCGTCGCGCTGCAGGCCATGGGCGCCAGGGTGGGGATTCTCGACGCCGACATCTACGGCCCCAACGTGCCGGGCATGCTCGGCGTCGACGGGCGGCCGATTCTGGCCAACGACAAGATTCAGCCGCTCTACGGCTACGGCGTTCCCGTGATGTCCATGGGCTTTCTGGCCGACGAGGGCACCGCCATGATCTGGCGCGGGCCCATGGTGGCGCAGGCCCTGCGGCAGCTCATCGAGGACGTGGACTGGGGCCAGTTGGACTACCTGATCGTGGACCTGCCGCCGGGTACCGGCGACGCCCCGCTGTCGCTGGCACAGATCCTCCCGCTGGCCGGCGCGGTGATCGTGAGCACCCCGCAGGAAGTGGCGCTGCAGGACGTGCGCCGCGGCATCGCCATGTTCGAGAAGCTGCGCGTGCCGAATCTCGGCGTCGTCGAGAACATGTCCTACTTCCTCTGCGGCAACTGCCAGGAGCGGCACGAAATCTTCGACCACGGCGGCGCCGCGCGCGCCGCGGAGACGGCGGGGGTGCCGTTGCTGGGCGAGATTCCGCTGGACCCGCGCATCCGCAGGGGCGGCGACCAGGGCCGACCGCCCGCCGCGTCGGGGGCCGGCGACGCGCTCGGGTCGGCGTATTTCGACGCCGCGCAGCACATGACGGCTCAACTGAGCAAGCTCAACGCCGCCAAGCCGGAGCCTCTGCCGGTTCTCTAG
- a CDS encoding NAD(P)-dependent glycerol-3-phosphate dehydrogenase, with the protein MRPTAIIEGTPTRVTVIGSGSWGTTLAALVADVGGACVLWVHDPAEADAMARLRENTRFLPGIPLPDTLTITHDAAAALDGADVVVLAVPMRRLAENLERLGRWLPPSAILVSGIKGLDPPTGARVSEALAELVGGDLTDRFAVVSGPNFAREIAAREPAATVVASADPEVARTVQRALRAPWFRAYTSDDVIGVELAGSLKNVIAIGAGMADGLRSSQNGKAVLMTRGLAEMTRLGVAAGANPLTFSGLAGVGDLIATCGSAKSRNHYVGSQLAQGRPLDEITAQMVMVAEGVEAARGALRLAQRLRVEMPIVELMNVVLFEGMPVSEAGQRLMAREPSHELWGIGGQGQQS; encoded by the coding sequence GTGCGGCCAACCGCAATCATCGAGGGCACTCCGACGCGCGTCACCGTCATCGGTTCGGGGAGCTGGGGCACCACGCTGGCGGCGCTGGTGGCCGACGTTGGCGGCGCGTGCGTGCTGTGGGTGCACGACCCGGCCGAGGCCGACGCGATGGCGCGCCTCCGCGAAAACACGCGGTTCCTGCCCGGCATTCCGCTGCCCGACACGCTCACCATCACCCACGACGCCGCGGCGGCGCTTGATGGCGCCGACGTGGTGGTACTGGCCGTTCCCATGCGGCGGCTGGCGGAGAACCTGGAGCGCTTGGGGCGCTGGTTGCCGCCGTCGGCCATTCTGGTCAGTGGCATCAAGGGCCTGGATCCGCCGACGGGCGCGCGCGTCTCCGAGGCCCTGGCCGAGCTGGTGGGCGGCGATCTGACCGATCGCTTCGCGGTGGTTTCGGGCCCCAACTTCGCGCGTGAAATCGCCGCCCGCGAGCCGGCGGCCACGGTGGTGGCATCGGCAGACCCGGAAGTGGCGCGGACGGTCCAGCGGGCGTTGCGCGCGCCGTGGTTCCGCGCCTACACCAGCGACGACGTGATCGGCGTCGAGCTGGCCGGATCGCTCAAGAACGTCATCGCCATCGGCGCGGGCATGGCCGACGGCCTGCGCTCCAGCCAGAACGGCAAGGCGGTCTTGATGACGCGAGGGCTCGCCGAGATGACCCGCCTCGGAGTTGCCGCCGGGGCGAATCCCCTGACCTTCAGCGGCCTGGCCGGCGTGGGCGACCTGATTGCGACCTGCGGCAGCGCCAAATCCCGCAACCACTATGTGGGCAGCCAGCTGGCGCAAGGTCGGCCGCTGGACGAGATCACCGCGCAGATGGTGATGGTGGCCGAGGGCGTCGAAGCGGCGCGCGGGGCGCTGCGGCTCGCCCAACGTTTGCGGGTGGAAATGCCCATCGTCGAGCTGATGAACGTCGTGCTCTTCGAGGGCATGCCGGTTTCGGAAGCCGGCCAGCGGCTCATGGCCCGGGAGCCAAGCCACGAGCTCTGGGGGATTGGCGGGCAGGGGCAACAGTCGTAG
- a CDS encoding RidA family protein, which yields MSFEERLTELGIELPDAPRPMAGYVPAVRSGAQLWIAGQPPGPDWGGGQIGREYTIEQGAAAARAAGLNILAQVRQAAGSLDRVRQVVKVVGFVNVAPGMDQAHRVVNGCSDLMVEVFGDAGRHARSAVGTSTLPMNIPVEIEAVFELEA from the coding sequence ATGTCATTTGAAGAACGCCTGACCGAACTCGGCATCGAACTCCCCGACGCGCCGCGGCCGATGGCCGGCTATGTGCCGGCGGTTCGCAGCGGGGCGCAGCTGTGGATCGCGGGGCAGCCGCCGGGTCCGGATTGGGGCGGCGGGCAGATCGGCCGGGAATATACGATCGAGCAGGGCGCTGCCGCGGCCCGCGCCGCCGGGCTGAACATCCTGGCCCAGGTGCGGCAGGCGGCCGGGTCGCTGGACCGGGTGCGGCAGGTCGTCAAGGTGGTTGGGTTCGTGAACGTGGCGCCGGGCATGGACCAAGCCCACCGAGTGGTCAACGGCTGCTCCGACCTGATGGTCGAGGTGTTCGGCGACGCGGGCCGCCATGCGCGCTCCGCCGTGGGCACGAGCACGCTGCCGATGAACATTCCGGTGGAGATCGAGGCGGTGTTCGAGCTGGAGGCATAG
- a CDS encoding alcohol dehydrogenase catalytic domain-containing protein, giving the protein MLPTTMTAAVLHGPGDLRIETRPVPNVEPTDVAVDVAFCGICGTDLHYWDGWTFDAWLPNYDQPWVPGHEFTGTVVAVGGAVPDLQVGDRVVVEPRTPCQTCAPCRKGITNFCTSMRGMRGSGAWAEYTVVDYRNVVRFPEHLDPQLVSLTEPLGCVLRGFDRIDISAGDFVFVAGAGPIGLLAMQMAKHSGASRVLVSEPHPSRRDLVAELGADVILDPTTDDVPAAVRDATRGLGADICIEAAGVNPAFQACIDSVRDSGTILVLSLANPEATFDLKPYDLFSHELRIVGSNTRLNTFQRALDLVPLLDLEPIVTEVLPLTEAVTGVRRAKAGEGGKIVLDCRGG; this is encoded by the coding sequence ATGCTTCCGACGACGATGACCGCCGCCGTGCTCCACGGACCCGGCGACTTGCGGATCGAGACCCGTCCGGTTCCCAACGTCGAGCCCACCGACGTGGCCGTGGACGTGGCATTTTGCGGCATCTGCGGCACGGACCTGCACTACTGGGACGGCTGGACCTTCGACGCCTGGCTGCCCAACTACGACCAGCCCTGGGTGCCGGGCCACGAGTTCACCGGCACGGTCGTGGCGGTCGGCGGTGCGGTGCCGGACCTTCAAGTGGGCGACCGCGTGGTCGTCGAGCCGCGCACGCCCTGCCAGACCTGCGCGCCCTGCCGCAAGGGCATCACGAATTTCTGCACCAGCATGCGCGGCATGCGCGGCAGCGGAGCCTGGGCCGAGTACACCGTCGTCGACTACCGCAACGTCGTGCGGTTCCCGGAACACCTGGACCCGCAACTCGTCAGTCTCACCGAGCCGCTGGGCTGCGTGCTGCGCGGATTCGACCGCATCGACATCAGCGCCGGCGATTTCGTGTTCGTGGCCGGGGCCGGACCGATCGGCCTGCTGGCCATGCAGATGGCCAAGCACAGCGGCGCCTCCCGCGTGCTGGTGAGCGAGCCGCATCCCTCGCGCCGCGACCTGGTGGCGGAGCTGGGCGCGGACGTCATCCTGGACCCGACCACGGACGACGTGCCCGCGGCCGTGCGCGACGCCACGCGCGGCCTGGGCGCCGACATTTGCATCGAGGCCGCCGGCGTGAACCCGGCGTTTCAGGCCTGCATCGACAGCGTGCGCGACAGCGGCACGATCCTGGTGCTGAGCCTGGCCAATCCGGAGGCCACGTTCGACCTCAAGCCCTACGACCTGTTCTCACACGAGCTGCGCATCGTGGGCAGCAACACCCGGCTCAACACGTTCCAGCGCGCCCTGGACCTCGTGCCGCTGCTGGACCTAGAGCCCATCGTCACCGAGGTGCTGCCGCTCACGGAGGCCGTCACTGGCGTGCGCCGTGCGAAGGCGGGCGAGGGCGGGAAGATCGTGCTGGATTGCCGTGGGGGCTAG
- the recA gene encoding recombinase RecA, giving the protein MSDERSGAIDSAIAQIERKFGAGAVMRMDDQARDPIPVVSTGSLSIDLALGVGGLPRGRVVEVFGPESSGKTTLALHAVAEAQRAGGTAVFTDVEHALDPAYAEQLGVNIADLIVSQPNTGEEALEITDVFVRSNAVDIIVVDSVAALVPRAEIEGDMGDMQVGLQARLMSQAMRKLTANINRSRAIVIFINQLREKIGVMFGNPETTPGGRALKFYSSVRLDIRRIGQIKVGTESVGARTRVRVVKNKVAPPFRTAEFDMMYGTGISREGDLLDLGVEQGILTKSGAHYSYDGTRLGMGRENAKTFLRENPDLAERVDQAVRAATLGPAAEDEAVAAAAG; this is encoded by the coding sequence ATGTCTGACGAGCGCTCGGGCGCCATCGATTCCGCCATCGCGCAGATCGAGCGCAAGTTCGGCGCCGGCGCGGTCATGCGCATGGACGACCAGGCCCGCGACCCGATTCCGGTGGTCTCCACCGGCTCATTGAGTATCGACCTTGCCCTGGGTGTGGGCGGGCTACCGCGGGGCCGTGTGGTGGAAGTCTTCGGCCCCGAGAGCTCCGGCAAGACCACCCTGGCGCTGCATGCGGTGGCCGAAGCGCAGCGAGCGGGGGGGACGGCGGTGTTCACGGACGTGGAGCACGCGCTGGACCCGGCCTATGCCGAACAGCTCGGTGTCAACATCGCCGATCTGATCGTCTCGCAGCCGAACACCGGCGAGGAGGCGCTCGAGATCACGGACGTCTTCGTGCGCAGCAACGCCGTGGACATCATCGTCGTGGACTCGGTGGCGGCGCTGGTTCCCCGCGCCGAGATCGAGGGCGACATGGGCGACATGCAGGTGGGCTTGCAGGCCCGACTCATGTCGCAGGCCATGCGCAAGCTCACGGCCAACATCAATCGCTCGCGCGCCATCGTCATCTTCATCAACCAGCTGCGCGAGAAGATCGGCGTCATGTTCGGCAATCCGGAGACTACGCCCGGCGGACGGGCCTTGAAGTTCTACTCTTCGGTGCGGCTCGATATCCGGCGCATTGGACAGATCAAAGTTGGCACCGAGAGCGTGGGCGCTCGCACGCGCGTGCGCGTGGTGAAGAACAAGGTCGCGCCGCCCTTCCGCACGGCGGAGTTCGACATGATGTACGGCACCGGCATCTCGCGGGAGGGTGACCTGCTGGACCTCGGCGTCGAGCAGGGGATCCTTACTAAGAGCGGCGCCCACTACTCCTACGACGGCACGCGGCTGGGCATGGGACGCGAAAACGCCAAGACGTTCCTGCGCGAGAACCCGGACCTGGCCGAACGAGTCGACCAGGCGGTGCGGGCGGCGACACTGGGCCCGGCCGCCGAGGACGAGGCGGTGGCGGCGGCCGCCGGGTAG
- a CDS encoding universal stress protein produces MDEDGQGPVAAAVNGGHMDEIVTSTAALLARRHRRPLLLLNVIEVGHQQPLETSDEQALVRAESVLAAAQEHVGDRRVKVQTEVCQARAASTAIIAAALRHDAASIVVGTHRFLGQHECDLGSTATHVLRQSPIPVTVCYDPIR; encoded by the coding sequence GTGGACGAAGACGGCCAGGGACCGGTTGCCGCGGCCGTCAACGGTGGGCATATGGACGAAATCGTCACCAGCACGGCGGCGCTGCTGGCACGACGGCATCGACGGCCGCTCCTGCTGCTGAACGTGATCGAGGTCGGTCATCAGCAGCCGCTGGAAACCTCGGACGAGCAGGCGTTGGTCCGGGCCGAGTCGGTCCTGGCAGCCGCCCAGGAGCACGTGGGCGATCGACGCGTGAAGGTGCAAACCGAGGTGTGCCAGGCGCGCGCGGCTTCGACGGCGATCATCGCCGCGGCGCTGCGCCACGACGCAGCCTCGATCGTGGTCGGCACGCATCGCTTTCTGGGACAGCACGAGTGCGACCTGGGATCCACGGCGACGCACGTGCTCCGCCAGAGCCCGATCCCGGTCACCGTGTGCTACGACCCGATCCGCTGA
- a CDS encoding ribose-phosphate pyrophosphokinase has protein sequence MHDNGLMVFGCRGHPVLTEGICREVGCSPGAMETFEYGNDNTFVRVLENVREADVFVVQTAGRPVNQSVMELFITIDALRRASAARVTAVVPYFPYMRSDKKDQPRVAITARLVADLLATAGANRVLTLDLHAEQIGGFFSIPSDHLSGMPLLTQYFEDLGFDDLVVVGDTGRIKTASECARRLRAPLAVLDKFRDPLTSEVMVRGLVGDVRGRTVLYVEDEVVTGQSIREGLREILKQEPRAVYAACVHPVFTDEAYEIVDASPLEEMVVTDSIPLDPGRPQGKIRVLPVAPLLAEAIRRIHTGESVSALFSETAVA, from the coding sequence ATGCACGACAACGGGCTGATGGTTTTCGGCTGCCGCGGGCACCCCGTGCTCACCGAGGGCATCTGCCGCGAGGTGGGCTGCTCCCCGGGCGCCATGGAGACCTTCGAGTACGGCAACGACAACACCTTTGTCCGCGTGCTGGAAAACGTGCGCGAAGCCGATGTGTTCGTGGTCCAAACGGCGGGCCGGCCGGTCAACCAGTCGGTCATGGAGCTGTTCATCACCATCGACGCCCTGCGCCGCGCCTCGGCCGCGCGGGTCACGGCCGTCGTGCCCTATTTCCCCTACATGCGCTCCGACAAGAAGGACCAGCCGCGCGTAGCGATTACGGCGCGCTTGGTCGCCGACCTGCTGGCCACCGCCGGCGCCAACCGCGTGCTCACGCTGGACCTGCACGCCGAGCAGATCGGGGGATTCTTCAGCATCCCCAGCGACCACTTGAGCGGAATGCCGCTGCTCACCCAATACTTCGAAGACCTGGGATTCGACGACCTCGTGGTCGTGGGCGATACCGGACGCATCAAGACCGCCAGCGAGTGCGCGCGGCGGCTGCGGGCGCCGCTCGCCGTGCTGGATAAGTTCCGCGACCCGCTCACGTCCGAGGTCATGGTTCGCGGGCTGGTCGGCGACGTGCGCGGACGCACGGTGCTCTACGTGGAAGATGAGGTGGTCACCGGGCAGTCCATCCGCGAGGGCTTGCGCGAAATCCTGAAACAAGAGCCGCGCGCCGTATACGCTGCCTGCGTGCACCCGGTGTTCACCGACGAGGCTTACGAGATCGTGGACGCGTCGCCGCTGGAAGAAATGGTGGTGACCGACAGCATTCCACTCGACCCGGGCCGGCCCCAGGGCAAGATTCGCGTGCTGCCGGTCGCCCCCCTGCTGGCCGAGGCCATCCGGCGTATCCATACCGGCGAATCGGTGAGCGCCCTCTTCTCGGAAACGGCGGTGGCCTGA
- a CDS encoding gamma-glutamyltransferase, producing MDPARTHVSIQKSEVEGSRGLVATKHPEASAIALDTLQAGGNAVDAAVAAAFAVGVAEPWSSGIGGGGYAVVAGPAGADVVAFPMQSPALATPDRYPLDGRGALGAFLWPGVVDDANLIGWSSMSIPGAVAGLALLHERHGRLPWRELVEPAVALARRGSRLTWFDLLQMGRHAAAGQRRAELGRVYYADGGPPRADVGEEPVLVQPDLADSLDAVARDGPDAFYRGDLAKAIVDDCVANGGALRRDDLAQYRAWAMEPLETAYRDATVVTPGPGCAGPTTVGTLNVFEQAYDGAGTQKDPDRLHAYIWASRLAQGDRFRHMGDPDFVDAPWAELVGKAHAAAQAEAIDPQRAPVSAGPGDPWAYMAADREMERLKGDSSTTHLCTADGDGMFVSLTNTLGGAWGAEIVPRGTGICWNDGMWWFDPRPGRPNSLRPRSFGLSNMTPAIVTRGGRPLLAVGASGGRRITNCVSQIISHVVDHRMGAQEAIDAPRIDASTPWVTADARLGDAVHEDLRARGWDVQVPPYPEQSAFASPVTILAGPDGSLRGGVDIFHSAEARAW from the coding sequence ATGGATCCCGCGCGCACACACGTCTCGATCCAGAAGTCCGAGGTCGAAGGGTCGCGCGGACTAGTCGCCACCAAGCACCCCGAGGCCAGCGCAATAGCCCTGGACACGCTGCAGGCGGGGGGCAACGCGGTTGACGCGGCGGTGGCGGCGGCCTTCGCCGTCGGCGTGGCCGAGCCGTGGTCGAGCGGCATCGGCGGCGGTGGATATGCCGTCGTTGCCGGCCCAGCAGGCGCCGACGTGGTGGCCTTTCCCATGCAGTCGCCCGCCCTGGCCACGCCTGACCGGTATCCGCTGGACGGCCGGGGCGCCCTGGGCGCCTTTCTCTGGCCGGGAGTGGTCGACGACGCGAACCTGATCGGCTGGTCGTCGATGTCGATTCCCGGCGCGGTCGCCGGGCTGGCACTGCTGCACGAGCGGCACGGCCGTCTGCCGTGGCGGGAGCTGGTCGAGCCGGCCGTCGCGCTGGCGCGCCGCGGCTCCCGGCTGACGTGGTTCGACCTGCTGCAAATGGGCCGGCACGCGGCTGCCGGGCAGCGCCGCGCGGAGCTGGGGCGCGTCTACTACGCCGACGGCGGCCCGCCCCGCGCCGACGTGGGCGAGGAGCCGGTGCTGGTGCAGCCCGACCTGGCCGACAGCTTGGACGCAGTGGCGCGCGATGGACCGGACGCCTTCTATCGCGGCGATCTGGCCAAGGCCATCGTGGATGACTGCGTGGCCAACGGCGGCGCACTGCGCCGCGACGACCTGGCCCAGTACCGCGCCTGGGCGATGGAGCCGCTGGAAACGGCCTATCGCGATGCCACCGTCGTCACGCCCGGACCAGGCTGCGCGGGTCCGACAACCGTCGGCACGCTCAACGTCTTCGAGCAGGCGTACGACGGAGCCGGCACGCAGAAAGATCCGGACCGGCTGCATGCCTACATCTGGGCGTCGCGGCTGGCGCAGGGTGATCGGTTCCGGCACATGGGCGATCCGGACTTCGTCGACGCGCCCTGGGCCGAGTTGGTCGGCAAGGCGCACGCAGCGGCGCAGGCCGAGGCGATCGATCCGCAGCGCGCGCCCGTGTCGGCCGGTCCCGGCGATCCCTGGGCGTACATGGCGGCCGACCGAGAGATGGAGCGCCTGAAGGGCGACTCGTCCACCACGCACCTGTGCACGGCGGACGGCGACGGCATGTTCGTGTCGCTGACCAACACGCTGGGCGGGGCCTGGGGGGCTGAGATCGTGCCGCGCGGCACCGGCATCTGCTGGAACGACGGCATGTGGTGGTTCGACCCGCGGCCGGGGCGCCCGAACAGCCTGCGGCCGCGCTCGTTCGGCCTCAGCAACATGACGCCCGCCATCGTCACGCGCGGTGGACGTCCGCTGCTCGCCGTCGGCGCGTCCGGCGGACGCCGCATCACGAACTGCGTCTCCCAGATCATTTCCCACGTCGTGGATCACCGGATGGGCGCGCAGGAGGCCATCGACGCGCCGCGCATCGACGCGAGTACGCCGTGGGTCACCGCCGACGCCCGCCTGGGCGACGCGGTGCACGAGGACCTGCGGGCGCGCGGCTGGGATGTGCAGGTGCCGCCCTATCCCGAGCAGTCGGCCTTCGCCAGCCCGGTGACGATCCTGGCCGGTCCGGACGGCTCGCTGCGGGGCGGGGTCGACATCTTCCACTCCGCCGAGGCGCGCGCGTGGTAA
- a CDS encoding NifU family protein, translated as MVSGAPAPAVAQVLQHAAGQLAVDGGGLRYRGATPDGYVRLQLTGACATCPRRMMTLDIAIETPLRALGAARGVELLPSASA; from the coding sequence GTGGTAAGCGGCGCTCCTGCGCCGGCGGTTGCGCAAGTCCTACAGCACGCAGCCGGGCAATTGGCCGTCGACGGCGGCGGGCTGCGCTATCGGGGCGCAACGCCGGACGGCTACGTGCGGCTGCAACTCACCGGCGCCTGCGCCACATGCCCGCGCCGCATGATGACGCTGGACATCGCCATCGAGACGCCGCTGCGGGCCCTCGGTGCCGCGCGGGGCGTCGAGTTGCTGCCGTCGGCGTCGGCCTGA
- a CDS encoding DUF3179 domain-containing protein, with translation MKRTPSLSRRGLLTGAAAVALGSGASVLLTACGESAASDDTPTPSASPVAQIPAPTTAAATTEAQSPPPTIAPPSTPPPATPAPTTQAPAATAAPTTAAPAPTATPVQAADIVLADGAITLPGSVVARREPRLIAPESHDRGQIEIWRSGGWQTNFDLSVVSYGDILSGGVPRDGIPPIDSPTFVGTAEADAWLDDREPVVVFGANGEIRAYPLQILTWHEIVNDVVGGRPVAVTFCPLCNSALVFDREVLGATMRFGVSGNLRNSDLIMWDDVTETWWQQLTGEGIVGDLAGYFLDPLPAQLIGYGEFKASFPNGVVLGRDTGFRRDYGRNPYPGYDAARGSPFLFRGDLDDRLRSGERVVAIELGGEAVAYAFTHLQDVKVVNDVVGSVPVVVLWSPDTASALDARSIADAKAVGSGVAFGREVAGRTLTFEPANGAFTDRETGSTWSISGEAVAGALEGIQLPPVVHANHFWFAWAAFYPETRLVK, from the coding sequence ATGAAGAGAACGCCCAGTCTTAGCCGTCGGGGACTGCTGACCGGCGCCGCAGCCGTTGCCCTCGGCAGCGGCGCGAGCGTGTTGCTGACTGCCTGCGGGGAATCGGCAGCAAGCGACGACACCCCCACGCCGTCCGCGAGCCCGGTAGCTCAAATTCCAGCGCCCACGACTGCCGCCGCAACGACGGAAGCCCAGTCACCCCCGCCTACGATCGCACCGCCGAGCACACCACCCCCGGCCACTCCCGCTCCGACCACCCAAGCGCCTGCTGCCACGGCAGCGCCCACCACAGCCGCGCCGGCGCCCACGGCGACGCCGGTTCAGGCGGCTGACATCGTCCTCGCCGATGGCGCCATCACCCTGCCGGGGAGCGTCGTCGCTCGACGCGAGCCGCGCCTGATCGCGCCAGAGTCGCATGACCGGGGACAGATCGAGATCTGGCGGTCGGGCGGATGGCAGACCAACTTCGACCTCAGCGTGGTGTCCTACGGGGACATCCTTTCCGGCGGCGTGCCGCGCGACGGCATTCCGCCCATCGACAGCCCCACGTTCGTCGGCACCGCCGAGGCCGATGCCTGGCTCGACGACCGCGAGCCGGTGGTGGTCTTCGGCGCCAACGGCGAGATTCGCGCCTATCCGCTCCAGATCCTGACCTGGCACGAGATCGTGAACGACGTGGTCGGCGGACGACCCGTCGCCGTGACCTTCTGCCCGCTGTGCAACTCGGCGTTGGTATTCGACCGCGAGGTGCTCGGGGCCACCATGCGCTTCGGCGTGTCGGGCAACCTGCGCAACAGTGACCTCATCATGTGGGACGACGTCACCGAGACCTGGTGGCAGCAGCTCACCGGCGAGGGCATCGTGGGTGACTTGGCCGGGTACTTTCTCGACCCCCTGCCCGCGCAGCTCATTGGATACGGGGAATTCAAGGCGTCGTTCCCCAATGGGGTGGTTCTCGGACGCGACACCGGCTTTCGCCGCGACTACGGCCGCAATCCCTACCCCGGCTACGACGCGGCCCGAGGCAGCCCGTTTCTGTTCCGTGGAGACCTGGACGACCGCTTGCGGTCGGGGGAGCGGGTGGTGGCCATTGAGCTCGGCGGTGAGGCCGTGGCCTACGCCTTCACCCATTTGCAGGACGTGAAGGTGGTCAACGACGTGGTCGGCAGCGTGCCGGTGGTCGTCCTCTGGTCACCGGACACGGCCAGCGCGCTCGACGCCCGCTCAATCGCCGACGCCAAGGCCGTGGGTTCTGGGGTGGCGTTTGGGCGCGAGGTCGCCGGCCGCACGTTGACGTTCGAGCCTGCGAACGGGGCCTTCACTGACCGCGAGACCGGCTCGACGTGGTCAATCTCCGGCGAGGCCGTGGCGGGAGCGCTGGAGGGCATCCAACTACCGCCGGTAGTTCACGCCAACCACTTCTGGTTCGCCTGGGCCGCGTTCTACCCCGAAACGCGCCTCGTCAAGTAG
- a CDS encoding COX15/CtaA family protein — MNASDNPLAVHVRRAGQWAMGAAVLTIGLITYGAWVRVSGAGLGCPDWPLCEGVILPELEGATAIEFGHRVYAGVTMIATALAAWYGFRGRAIDPRTNRLFLWALAAIVAQAGLGGATVLTELHGMVRLAHLTFSLLTLALLTIGALQALGWTRAALPGVRRTRALLVATAFVVLVGGSIVGTNSSAGCPTLPLCDGSVGAENLTLHMLHRAAASALLLTFFFTAWQVWRRGGLGLPFTLSLAAGLVSSAQFAVGVTSIAIGLYPELRVLHLAFATLLWWVVVIHFGLALHPRRR, encoded by the coding sequence ATGAACGCCTCGGACAATCCACTCGCTGTTCACGTGCGCCGTGCCGGGCAGTGGGCCATGGGCGCCGCGGTGCTCACCATCGGACTCATCACCTATGGCGCCTGGGTGCGCGTGTCCGGGGCCGGCCTGGGATGTCCCGACTGGCCGCTGTGCGAGGGCGTGATCCTTCCGGAGCTCGAGGGCGCCACCGCCATCGAGTTCGGTCACCGCGTCTACGCCGGCGTGACCATGATCGCCACCGCGCTCGCCGCTTGGTACGGGTTCCGCGGCCGGGCCATCGACCCCCGAACCAACCGCCTGTTCCTGTGGGCGCTGGCGGCCATCGTCGCCCAGGCCGGTCTGGGGGGCGCCACCGTGCTCACCGAGCTGCACGGCATGGTGCGCCTGGCCCATCTCACCTTTTCCCTGCTCACCCTGGCCCTGCTGACCATCGGCGCGTTGCAAGCGCTGGGTTGGACCCGCGCGGCGCTGCCCGGCGTGCGGCGCACGCGGGCGCTGCTGGTCGCGACGGCCTTCGTGGTGCTCGTGGGAGGCTCCATCGTGGGCACCAACTCCAGCGCCGGCTGCCCCACCCTGCCCCTCTGCGACGGGAGCGTAGGTGCCGAGAATCTGACCCTGCATATGCTGCATCGGGCCGCGGCCTCGGCGCTCCTGCTCACGTTTTTCTTTACCGCCTGGCAGGTCTGGCGGCGCGGGGGACTCGGTCTTCCCTTCACCTTGAGCCTGGCCGCGGGCCTCGTCTCTTCCGCGCAATTCGCCGTCGGCGTCACGTCCATCGCCATCGGCCTCTATCCCGAGCTGCGCGTGCTCCATCTGGCGTTCGCCACCCTGCTCTGGTGGGTCGTGGTCATTCATTTCGGTCTGGCGCTCCACCCGCGGCGCCGCTGA